In the Telopea speciosissima isolate NSW1024214 ecotype Mountain lineage chromosome 6, Tspe_v1, whole genome shotgun sequence genome, GTCGATTCGAGAGTAACAATCGAAGTTTGAGAAGATACTAGCCAAGATCCTTATTGCCCAGTCGACAGGTGAGCTACTTCATCAGCGGTTTGAAGGGCGACATCAAGGCAGATGTTCTTGCCAGCCGCCCCACTAACTTATCTTCTACCATCGGGTTAGCCCAACTATATGAGGCTAGGAACATCTCCCAAACCGTTGCATCTCCCACCTTTGAGACAAAAGGGACAACTCCAACTACCAATGAACCAATTGGCAGAAGCACTTCCATACCCATTCGAAGGATGACACCTACCGAAATGCAAGAACGGAGGGCAAAGGGGCTTTGCTTCAACTGCAATGAAAGATATGTTCCCGGCCATCGTTGTAAAAAGATTTTCCTACTCGAAGGTTattatgaagaagaaaagattgatCTTGAGGACAAGATCAATTTTTAAGAGCGGAGGAACgttacatgcatgcatggataTCGTATGCACCATAGACCGCATATTATGCATTATCATGACATGGGATGCATGTGAGGACTATCAACGTGGATaagttagttagttagttattattatcattatcgTTGGAGTATCATAGTTATAGGGAGTAGTTATGTAAGTGATGGGAACGTGTGTTGCATAAGTAGTGGGATGTGTTAGGTCTCTTATTAGTAGGGGAGGGAGTAGTTAtacatgtattcctttaaaagtCCTATTGTTAATGAAAAACATAGGAAGGTTATTACTAATCTACTTGTGTAGAAGAGGCAGGGTTTCCTTGATAGAACCCTACTCCTAAACTATCTcccacattctctctctttctcttgtacaCCTCACTCTTCTACTATCTCTTGCACGATAGGTAAGAAGAAGGGAACTGCGTACATACCATTGTTGTAGACCGTTTTACCAAGTCACAATTCATCGGCTATTCCATGAGGCATAATGTGGAGAGGATGGCTCAACTCTACATTGATGAAGTCGTCAGATTGCACGGTGTGCCAGTGTCCATAATATCGAACAGGGACCCTAGATTTACATCTAGATTCTAGAAGAGTGTGCATTAATGTGTAGGGACCAAATTGAAGTTCAGTATAGCTTTTCACCCACAGACCGACGGGCAATCAGAGAAGACTATTCAAATTCTTGAAGATATGCTTCGGGCTTGTGCATTGGACATGAAGGTCGGTTGGGAGCGACGTTTGCCTTTGGTTAAATTTGTCTACAATAACAGTTTCTAGCGACCATAGGGATGGCTCCATTTAAGGCTTTCTATGGACGGAAGCTCCGAACTCCCCTATTCTGGGAAGAGGTTGGTGAGAGAGAACTGATGGAACCTAAACTTCTACAGGAAGCTCAAGAGAAGGTATACCTCATTCAAATGCGGATGAAACGGCCTAAGATAGGCAAAAGAGTTATGTTGACGCCCAGAGGAAGGATCTACAGGTCTTAGCTGGTGACAGTGTTTTCCTGAAGATTGCACCCATGAGAGGCATCGTTAGATTTGGCAAGACAAGCAAGCTTAGTCcgagattcattggtccatttgAAATACTACAGAGGATTGGACCTGAGGCTTATCGATTAGCACCACCACCAGCCTTAGTGGGAGTCCACGAggtattttatgtttctttgcTCGGGCGATACGTGGAAAACCCATCTCATGTTGTGAGCTACAAACCGTTGCAGCTGAGAGCAGACTTAACCTATGAGGAGACTCCTAGCAGATTCTTCAAAACCATACCATCTCGTATGTAAAGGTCCTTTGGAACAACCACGAATTCCAAGAGGTCTcatgggaaaaagaagatgagatgCGGATGGCTTATCCTCAATTGTTTCATGATCTAGCCACTACAAAAAAGTGCTCAAAAACCACACTTGTACAGAGGTCTTTAGCCGCGGTTGCCGAGAACTGCGGCGAAAGATACTATTTAGCCACAATTTTCAACAAACACGGTAAAATGTACTTTGGGGTTGCAAATATGCTGCGGTTTTATATAACCGTGGTCATAAATCATTTTTTAACTGCAGTTGTTAGGAACAGTGGTAATATACCAATATTTAGCCACGGTTTTTAAGAACTGCGGTAACATGCTATTCTTTATCCACGGTTATTGGTAACCGTAGTCATTGGCTAGTTCCTTAGCCACGGTTTCTATAAACCATGTTAAACTACCACTCTTGTAGCCACACTTTCTAAACACTGTGATCATATACAGATACATAATTGTGGTTTATAATAACTATaactatatatttatatattttatctaccaaaaaaaacctatatatttatatagatatatgaaaaaattattttaaatatatacgaaataatattttatataaatatatgtactttatatacatatatatttatatatgaaaaatattttaccaaaaacaTTTATCGTTTTGTTTTATAGATATATCAATACTTTACCAAATTAAAAGATATACATACGTATAAGttatatctatctatctatctatctatctatctataaatatatatatatatatatatatatatatatatatatatatatataataattttcaattttccatgCTCCACTCACAATAGCTCACATCATTATTAGCCAATGATGGCCCTCGAATCAAAATATTTTTCCCTAAAACTCTAATTGATCTAATTTCAATGTCATCGTATCCCGCtatcaaaattgaaaaacttaGACCTAAGATCTTCAATTTTCATGCTCACCTTAAAATTTTATGGCTCGCATCATTGTTGACCAATGAGGTATATGGTTTTgtttctagggtttgggctgattCTGGTCGATTTCAATATTTCATCGTTTTTTAAAATATGTTGTGTGAAAAAGAACTTATTTCGTGttctcaattttaattttaatagtGTATGTGGTTTTCTGGATtattaacatttttttattttcaaaattttattgtaATATATAATAAATTTTGTGCAATATTTTGACAATAAATTATctaattttatgatttttatataATGAGAAgttatttataatatatttttcaaatataagTTTATGACTGTTCTTGGATatgtttaaatatatatatacattatatatataaaatgttaccaaaaaatatatatatttatatatatataatatgtattTATATTATGTATTTGTTTTTacaaatatttaataaaaattattttagtaTTATTTGGAAATTTATATAAATCTATATATTTATATAGATAtaatttatatatgtatataactctgtatatatatataaaatagagagagagagagagagagagagaatatattataatacttatttatattatattttttaaaaatatgtAATAGAAATTATTTGtgttatttggaattttatataaatcaagatatatatatatatatacagactatatattatttatgtttttttaatatatttatttatttttagtatatattaataaaaatatatgtatatagcTATGGTTATTTTATACCGTGgttataatattatttattgGGATTATATAGCTGCGGTTAGGACATAATCGTGACCATATACTAGTCTATGCTACGGTCTATGGTAACCGCAACAAAATCTGGGGTTAACTAACCAACTAAAGACGAACACGTAAATCAACAAATGGACATAGTTATACAAAACCGTGGCCATTAGTGAAATTTCAAGAACCAAAAACCCACCCAAATTCTCTTTTCCTGCTCTCATTCCCCGCTGTCGTACTCCTTCatttcaagttttttgttgacaaatagaaagaaaagaagagaagaagacgatgaagaagaagaatagtaaGAAGAAAGCTGTTGGGCAGTAAGTTttgttatgttttctttttttttcccctcaattTCTAACCTCCTTCTCTAATTCTTCATTTCTGTTTTATAGAttgctgggaagaagaagaagaagaagaagaagaaaaaaaagaaaaagaagaagaaagcctaCGGTATGTtttgttacattttttttttcccttcaatttcTTATCTCTTTCTCTAATTCTTCATTTCTGTTTTACACAttgctgggaagaagaagaagaaagcctaCGGGTGGTAAGTTTAAtagttgctttttttttttacttctctcTCTAACTAAATATATTTTGTTTAACAGTTAGGGGCAGTGTGAAGGGGCAGAGGAATGATGTGCACGAGGGCGAGGTGCTGAGAACAACCTGCAGAAGTGGTGGCATTATGCAGGGGTGGTGGCGGTAGTTGCAGGGGCGGGTGATGGCAGGGGAGCTTTGTGAAGGGGCGATGCTGCAAGCCGTGGGATAGGGTGGGCTGAGGATGCGGCCGGATCGGGTTGGGGCGGGAGTGGACTGAGGGTGCAGCAAGGTCGGGTTGTGGGCAGGGGTAAGGGAGCAGTGCACAGGGGCGGTGCCGGAACAACCTGCACCCATCGGACCG is a window encoding:
- the LOC122665595 gene encoding uncharacterized protein LOC122665595 — encoded protein: MQFHISEDGIVMIGKCLCVLKDTELRKLILQEAHCSYSIHPGGTKMYCDLKEFYWWINMKKDIAEFVAKCLTCQQLKAEHQRPSRLLYPLEILQWKWDYITMDFVTALPKTPKGHDSFLATIGMAPFKAFYGRKLRTPLFWEEVGERELMEPKLLQEAQEKIAPMRGIVRFGKTSKLSPRFIGPFEILQRIGPEAYRLAPPPALVGVHEVFYVSLLGRYVENPSHVVSYKPLQLRADLTYEETPSRFFKTIPSRM